The following proteins are co-located in the Brevibacillus laterosporus DSM 25 genome:
- the sucD gene encoding succinate--CoA ligase subunit alpha has product MSILINKNTKVITQGITGSTALFHTRGAVEYGTQMVGGVRAGKGGQEVDGIPIFDTVVEAVEKTGATVSVIYVPPAGAADAIMEAVDAELDLVICITEGIPVLDMVKVKRYMEGKKTRLIGPNCPGVITPGECKIGIMPGYIHTPGKVGIVSRSGTLTYEAVHQTTTRGMGQSTAVGIGGDPVNGTNFIDVLTLFNEDPDTEAVIMIGEIGGTAEEEAAEWIAANMKKPVVGFIGGQTAPPGKRMGHAGAIISGGKGTAAEKIAKLEECGVRVAKTPAVIGETLVEFLTEKGMLDKVMSK; this is encoded by the coding sequence ATGAGTATTTTAATTAATAAAAATACTAAAGTGATTACACAGGGGATTACAGGCTCTACAGCTTTGTTCCATACTCGCGGTGCTGTTGAATACGGAACACAAATGGTAGGTGGCGTACGCGCTGGAAAAGGTGGACAAGAAGTAGATGGGATTCCTATTTTTGATACCGTTGTGGAAGCTGTAGAAAAAACAGGTGCCACTGTATCTGTGATCTACGTACCGCCAGCAGGTGCAGCAGATGCCATTATGGAAGCTGTAGATGCCGAGCTTGATTTGGTTATTTGCATCACTGAAGGAATTCCTGTTCTTGATATGGTTAAAGTGAAACGGTACATGGAAGGCAAGAAGACTCGTTTAATCGGTCCGAACTGCCCAGGGGTAATCACTCCAGGTGAGTGTAAAATCGGGATTATGCCAGGTTACATCCATACACCAGGTAAAGTGGGAATTGTATCCCGCTCTGGTACTTTGACATATGAAGCAGTGCATCAAACAACAACCCGTGGTATGGGTCAATCAACAGCAGTTGGTATTGGTGGCGATCCAGTCAACGGCACCAACTTTATCGATGTATTAACATTATTTAATGAAGATCCTGATACAGAAGCGGTTATTATGATTGGTGAAATCGGGGGTACAGCAGAAGAGGAAGCGGCTGAATGGATTGCAGCTAACATGAAAAAGCCGGTAGTTGGATTCATCGGTGGTCAAACAGCTCCTCCAGGCAAACGCATGGGTCACGCAGGAGCGATTATCTCAGGAGGCAAAGGAACTGCTGCTGAGAAAATTGCTAAATTAGAAGAATGTGGCGTACGTGTTGCTAAAACCCCTGCTGTTATTGGAGAAACATTAGTAGAATTCCTTACAGAAAAAGGAATGCTAGACAAAGTAATGAGCAAATAA
- a CDS encoding ABC-F family ATP-binding cassette domain-containing protein, giving the protein MNILTVDHIKKSFGEKILFDSISFHIAENQRIGLIGVNGTGKSTLLKILAGIEEADQGEILHSNHFRVEYLPQNPEFDGGSTVLEQVFYGDTPLMQALREYEVSLEELQQDQENERKLQRLLRAQQQMDATNAWDANTKAKTILTKLGITQFVQKVEKLSGGQRKRVAMARALIQPADLLILDEPTNHIDNETVEWLEEYLSSFKGALLLVTHDRYFLDRVTNRIFELDNGKLYSYEGNYASFLEKKAEREENEMAQESKRQNLLRRELAWLRRGAKARTTKQKARVQRAEELRDKKVEGPQAKLDIALGASRLGKKVIEAEKVSKAFGERTLLTDFSYIVVPGDRIGIIGPNGSGKSTLLNMLAGRLQPDSGTIETGETVKLAFYTQENVEMDENVRVIEYIKEVAEQIKTADGFTLSASQMLERFLFTPNQQWTYISKLSGGERRRLYLLRTLMGEPNVLFLDEPTNDLDIQTLSILEDYLDNFSGAVITVSHDRYFLDRTVEHLFAFEGQGTIRHYMGNYSEYLDESKQEKALAEKAAKGRAEEQRSDQSSTQATRGGNRTKKLSYKDQRDWDEIEDRIAELEEKLSEIKNQVANAGSNVERAQELFAQEQEIASQLEQAMERWTELSLMVEELEEANKRE; this is encoded by the coding sequence TTGAATATACTAACAGTGGATCATATTAAAAAAAGTTTTGGAGAAAAAATCTTATTTGACTCCATTTCCTTTCATATTGCTGAGAACCAGCGAATTGGTTTGATTGGTGTAAATGGTACAGGTAAGTCTACCTTGCTTAAAATTCTTGCGGGTATTGAGGAAGCTGATCAGGGGGAAATCCTTCATTCCAATCATTTTCGAGTAGAATATTTGCCACAGAATCCAGAATTTGATGGAGGTTCAACTGTCCTAGAGCAAGTATTTTATGGAGATACCCCTCTCATGCAGGCATTACGAGAATACGAGGTTTCTTTGGAAGAACTACAGCAAGATCAGGAGAACGAGCGCAAGCTACAGCGGTTATTACGTGCCCAGCAACAAATGGACGCAACTAATGCTTGGGATGCAAATACCAAAGCAAAAACGATACTCACCAAGTTAGGAATTACCCAGTTTGTGCAGAAAGTAGAGAAGCTTTCTGGTGGACAACGTAAACGGGTAGCGATGGCCCGTGCGCTAATTCAACCTGCCGATTTACTAATTTTAGATGAGCCAACCAACCATATTGATAATGAAACGGTAGAATGGTTAGAAGAGTACCTCTCTTCCTTTAAGGGTGCATTATTACTAGTAACCCATGATCGTTATTTCCTTGATCGAGTAACAAATCGAATTTTTGAATTGGATAATGGTAAGCTGTATAGCTATGAAGGTAACTATGCATCATTTCTAGAAAAGAAGGCAGAACGAGAAGAAAATGAAATGGCTCAAGAAAGCAAGCGACAAAATCTGTTGCGTAGAGAACTGGCATGGCTGAGAAGAGGAGCTAAAGCACGAACCACTAAACAAAAAGCACGGGTACAGCGAGCAGAAGAGCTACGTGACAAGAAAGTAGAGGGTCCACAGGCCAAGCTTGATATTGCTTTGGGGGCAAGTCGTCTTGGTAAGAAGGTAATTGAAGCAGAGAAGGTCTCTAAAGCATTTGGTGAACGTACACTCCTTACCGATTTTAGCTATATTGTAGTACCTGGAGATCGAATTGGGATTATTGGACCTAATGGTAGTGGAAAATCAACGCTGTTAAACATGCTTGCAGGTCGCCTACAACCTGATAGTGGGACTATCGAAACAGGAGAAACGGTTAAGCTTGCGTTCTACACACAAGAAAATGTAGAAATGGATGAAAACGTACGAGTCATTGAATACATTAAAGAAGTGGCTGAACAAATCAAAACAGCTGATGGATTCACCTTGTCCGCTTCGCAGATGCTGGAACGATTTTTATTCACCCCCAATCAGCAATGGACGTACATTTCTAAGCTATCTGGTGGGGAGCGTCGCCGTCTGTATTTGCTACGGACGTTAATGGGCGAGCCAAATGTTTTGTTCCTTGATGAGCCTACGAATGATCTGGATATACAAACGCTTAGTATTTTAGAAGACTATCTAGATAACTTCTCAGGGGCTGTTATTACTGTCTCACATGATCGTTATTTCTTAGATCGAACGGTTGAGCATCTGTTTGCTTTTGAGGGGCAAGGAACAATTCGTCATTATATGGGAAATTATTCTGAGTACCTAGACGAGAGTAAGCAAGAGAAAGCATTAGCTGAAAAAGCGGCTAAAGGAAGAGCGGAGGAACAAAGATCAGATCAATCATCCACTCAGGCCACTAGAGGTGGAAATCGAACCAAAAAATTATCCTATAAAGACCAACGAGATTGGGATGAAATAGAAGATCGCATTGCTGAATTGGAGGAAAAGCTCTCAGAGATAAAAAATCAGGTTGCAAATGCTGGTAGTAATGTGGAGCGAGCACAGGAGCTGTTCGCGCAGGAGCAAGAGATAGCCAGTCAATTGGAGCAAGCCATGGAACGCTGGACGGAGCTATCTCTCATGGTGGAAGAATTAGAGGAAGCAAATAAACGAGAGTAA
- the sucC gene encoding ADP-forming succinate--CoA ligase subunit beta — translation MNIHEYQGKQILKQYGVKVPEGRVAFSVDEAVKAAEELGTQVVVVKAQIHAGGRGKAGGVKVAKNLDEVRTYANEILGKVLVTHQTGPEGKEVKRLLIEQGCDIKKEYYVGVVVDRATNRVVMMASEEGGTEIEEVAAHTPEKIFKEVVDPVTGLLPFQARRLAFAINIPAELVNKAASFMMSLYQAFVEKDCSIAEINPLVVTGDGEVMALDAKLNFDSNALYRHSDVLELRDLEEEDEKEIQASKYDLSYIALDGNIGCMVNGAGLAMATMDIIKFYGGDPANFLDVGGGATEEKVTEAFKIILSDPKVKGIFINIFGGIMKCDIIASGVVAAAKQVSLDKPLVVRLEGTNVDLGKQILKDSGLDIVAADSMADGAEKIVALVK, via the coding sequence ATGAACATTCATGAGTATCAAGGAAAACAGATACTAAAACAATACGGAGTAAAGGTACCGGAAGGTCGAGTAGCTTTTTCTGTAGATGAAGCAGTGAAAGCAGCAGAAGAGCTTGGCACCCAGGTCGTAGTGGTAAAAGCACAAATTCATGCTGGTGGTCGTGGAAAAGCTGGTGGTGTTAAAGTCGCTAAGAATCTGGATGAAGTCCGTACATATGCGAACGAAATTCTTGGTAAGGTGCTTGTAACCCATCAAACAGGTCCAGAAGGCAAAGAAGTTAAGCGCTTACTAATTGAGCAAGGCTGTGACATTAAGAAAGAATATTACGTAGGGGTAGTAGTTGATCGTGCCACCAATCGTGTTGTCATGATGGCATCAGAAGAAGGCGGTACAGAGATTGAAGAAGTAGCAGCTCATACACCTGAGAAGATTTTTAAAGAAGTAGTTGATCCTGTTACGGGTTTACTACCATTCCAAGCTCGTCGTTTGGCTTTTGCGATTAATATTCCAGCTGAGTTAGTAAATAAAGCAGCTAGTTTCATGATGAGCTTATATCAAGCGTTCGTTGAAAAGGATTGTTCCATCGCTGAGATTAACCCGCTAGTTGTTACAGGTGACGGCGAAGTCATGGCTTTGGATGCAAAATTAAACTTTGATAGTAATGCCCTCTATCGTCATTCTGATGTATTGGAATTACGTGATTTAGAAGAAGAAGACGAAAAAGAGATTCAGGCCTCTAAATATGATCTATCCTATATCGCCCTAGATGGTAACATCGGTTGTATGGTGAATGGGGCTGGTTTGGCAATGGCAACTATGGATATTATTAAATTCTATGGTGGAGATCCGGCCAACTTCCTAGATGTTGGGGGCGGTGCGACAGAAGAGAAAGTAACGGAAGCTTTCAAAATCATTCTGTCAGACCCTAAGGTGAAAGGTATTTTCATCAATATCTTTGGTGGTATTATGAAATGTGACATTATCGCGAGCGGTGTAGTAGCAGCAGCGAAACAAGTAAGTTTGGACAAGCCTCTAGTCGTTCGTCTGGAAGGTACAAACGTTGATCTTGGTAAACAAATCCTGAAAGATTCAGGGTTAGATATCGTTGCAGCTGATTCCATGGCTGATGGGGCCGAGAAAATCGTTGCTCTCGTAAAGTAG
- the topA gene encoding type I DNA topoisomerase, producing the protein MADTLVIVESPAKAKTIGKYLGSKYVVKASMGHVRDLPKSQMGVDVGNHFEPKYITIRGKGDILKGLKDAAKKATKVYLAADPDREGEAIAWHLATYLGLDISKPLRVVFNEITKEAIKDAFKHPRHINMDLVHAQQARRILDRLVGYNISPILWKKVRKGLSAGRVQSVTVKMINDREKEIQQFIPEEYWTITSTLESNKKPFEARFYGYANEKVELSSEENVQEILRKIKKDEYRVVKVQKKERKRHPAPAFITSSLQQEAARKLNFRTAKTMMIAQQLYEGIDLGKEGTVGLITYMRTDSTRVSQTAQDEAKEFITNQYGQEFSLKEARQAPKKENAQDAHEAVRPTSVLRTPDDMKEHLSRDQLRLYRLIWERFLASQMASAVLDTMSVDIENNGVMFRASGSKVQFAGFMKVYVEGNDDGSNEDDKLLPPIEEGQILSEQAIEPKQHFTQPPPRYTEARLVKTLEENGIGRPSTYAPTLETIQKRGYVALEEKRFIPTELGQIVISMIEEFFPEILDVEFTSGMEGGLDKVEEGIADWVKVLDSFYQGFAERVKVAEEEMKEVELKDEVSDEICELCGKHLVYKLGRFGKFLACSGFPDCRNTKPIVKHIDVKCPSCKSGEVVERKSKKNRIFYGCTNYPECEFLSWDKPISRPCPKCGEMLVEKKRKKQGVNIVCTKCDYEEEGDS; encoded by the coding sequence ATGGCTGATACTCTCGTTATCGTCGAGTCCCCGGCGAAAGCAAAGACGATAGGTAAATATCTGGGCAGCAAATATGTCGTGAAAGCGTCAATGGGCCATGTACGCGACCTTCCTAAAAGTCAAATGGGGGTTGATGTTGGTAACCATTTTGAACCCAAATACATAACCATTCGTGGTAAAGGTGACATTTTAAAAGGATTGAAAGATGCAGCTAAGAAAGCGACTAAAGTATATCTCGCAGCTGACCCGGATCGCGAAGGGGAAGCTATTGCTTGGCATTTAGCCACATATCTTGGTCTTGATATATCAAAGCCTCTACGTGTAGTGTTTAACGAAATCACGAAAGAAGCTATCAAAGATGCTTTTAAGCATCCAAGACACATTAATATGGATTTGGTTCACGCTCAACAAGCTCGCAGAATTTTGGACCGTCTCGTGGGCTATAATATTAGTCCTATCTTATGGAAGAAGGTACGCAAGGGCTTGAGTGCAGGTCGTGTTCAATCTGTAACAGTGAAAATGATAAATGACCGAGAAAAAGAGATTCAGCAGTTTATTCCTGAAGAGTATTGGACGATTACTTCTACATTAGAATCCAACAAAAAACCATTTGAAGCTCGTTTTTATGGATATGCTAATGAGAAAGTAGAACTCTCTTCAGAAGAGAATGTGCAAGAGATTTTGAGAAAAATCAAGAAAGACGAATACAGAGTCGTAAAGGTGCAAAAGAAGGAACGCAAGCGTCATCCAGCACCTGCTTTTATCACAAGTTCCTTGCAACAGGAAGCGGCTCGCAAGCTTAATTTCCGTACCGCTAAGACAATGATGATTGCTCAACAATTATACGAGGGTATTGATTTAGGTAAAGAAGGTACTGTCGGTTTAATTACGTATATGCGTACAGATTCAACACGCGTATCACAGACCGCTCAAGACGAAGCGAAAGAATTCATTACGAACCAGTATGGGCAAGAGTTTTCTCTAAAAGAAGCTCGTCAAGCACCTAAAAAAGAGAATGCTCAGGATGCACATGAAGCAGTCCGCCCTACGTCTGTCTTACGCACGCCTGATGACATGAAGGAACACTTAAGTCGAGATCAACTTCGATTGTATCGCTTGATATGGGAGCGCTTTTTGGCAAGTCAAATGGCCTCAGCCGTTCTTGATACAATGAGCGTAGATATAGAAAACAATGGTGTAATGTTTCGTGCCAGCGGTTCTAAAGTACAATTTGCAGGCTTTATGAAAGTGTACGTTGAGGGAAATGATGACGGCTCCAATGAAGATGATAAGCTGTTACCTCCGATTGAAGAAGGGCAGATTCTATCTGAACAAGCAATCGAACCAAAACAGCACTTCACACAACCACCACCACGTTATACGGAAGCAAGATTGGTCAAGACGTTGGAGGAAAATGGAATAGGTCGTCCCTCCACATATGCTCCTACCTTGGAAACGATTCAAAAGCGTGGGTATGTTGCTTTAGAAGAGAAGAGGTTTATACCTACTGAACTTGGTCAGATAGTCATCTCTATGATTGAAGAGTTTTTCCCGGAGATTTTAGATGTAGAATTTACATCTGGAATGGAGGGAGGGCTCGATAAGGTTGAGGAAGGGATTGCAGACTGGGTAAAGGTTCTCGATTCGTTCTATCAAGGCTTCGCTGAACGGGTTAAAGTTGCAGAAGAAGAAATGAAGGAAGTGGAACTAAAAGATGAAGTTTCAGATGAGATTTGTGAACTATGCGGAAAGCATTTGGTTTACAAATTAGGTCGCTTCGGAAAGTTCCTGGCTTGTTCTGGATTTCCAGACTGTAGAAATACAAAACCAATTGTCAAACATATTGATGTTAAATGCCCAAGCTGTAAAAGTGGTGAAGTAGTAGAGCGGAAAAGCAAAAAGAACCGCATTTTCTATGGATGTACCAACTATCCGGAATGTGAATTTTTATCCTGGGATAAACCAATTTCCAGACCTTGTCCGAAGTGTGGCGAGATGCTTGTTGAAAAGAAACGAAAAAAACAAGGCGTAAATATTGTCTGTACAAAATGTGATTACGAAGAAGAAGGGGATTCATAG
- a CDS encoding helix-turn-helix domain-containing protein — translation MKSLCTFLAEIHRVSESEILFDLFHDRLPSIHPMLLKRLLVLPRVYFDFLIEKGVLQVRGVDTYQPTYRNSVAVGMNMKSLGSTVLFDMCFSKETYQLWQKMDAVIEDISLPADLFEDYVYRLGALSRFRHLGRLDDPIIATKLGENDMIEFKQDFLNSKQAIIKAIVAFANSNNGNIFLGISDDSKIVGVNDELAHYGDPDKYLLAITQYIQIKTTPILHPFPKISLREVEGKFVVSIFVEVGNELMCGLDKNNEKYVSIRTNNRSFIVKDPHQIGEIYVKRKLGSDISRRLGLL, via the coding sequence ATGAAATCCTTATGTACATTTCTTGCAGAGATCCATCGTGTCTCGGAGAGTGAAATTCTGTTTGATTTGTTCCATGATCGTCTTCCTTCCATACATCCAATGCTACTTAAACGGTTACTTGTTTTACCACGTGTATATTTTGACTTCCTTATTGAAAAAGGGGTTTTGCAGGTAAGGGGAGTGGATACTTATCAACCTACCTATCGTAACAGTGTCGCAGTTGGAATGAACATGAAGTCGTTAGGGAGCACGGTTCTATTTGATATGTGTTTTTCTAAAGAAACCTATCAGCTATGGCAAAAGATGGATGCAGTCATTGAAGATATATCATTACCAGCCGATCTATTTGAAGATTATGTTTATCGATTAGGAGCGCTGAGTCGTTTTCGCCATTTAGGCAGATTGGATGACCCTATAATAGCTACTAAGCTGGGTGAAAACGATATGATTGAATTTAAGCAGGACTTCTTAAATTCAAAGCAAGCGATCATCAAAGCGATTGTCGCCTTTGCCAATAGTAATAATGGTAATATATTTTTAGGCATTAGCGATGATTCAAAGATTGTGGGCGTGAACGATGAGCTAGCTCATTATGGTGATCCTGATAAATACTTACTTGCTATCACGCAGTATATTCAAATTAAGACTACGCCGATTTTACACCCTTTTCCCAAAATCTCCTTACGGGAGGTAGAGGGAAAATTTGTAGTTAGTATATTCGTAGAGGTTGGTAATGAATTGATGTGCGGACTAGATAAAAATAATGAAAAATATGTCTCGATTCGAACAAACAATCGCTCCTTCATTGTCAAAGATCCTCATCAAATCGGCGAAATTTATGTAAAACGTAAATTAGGCAGCGATATTAGCCGTCGCCTAGGACTGCTGTAG
- the tsaA gene encoding tRNA (N6-threonylcarbamoyladenosine(37)-N6)-methyltransferase TrmO: MSFSVQSIGVVQSPVLEGKDEEWGEVVSEILIYPPFQEGLLGLESFSHVMILFYMHKSSFQTKKHLIRRPQGREDMPVTGIFAQRAKHRPTPIGTTAVAIMDIHKDRLIVKGLDAIHGTPVLDMKPYFPAFDHVSDVQVPDWVGYLMKHYF, encoded by the coding sequence ATGTCATTTTCAGTACAATCCATCGGTGTGGTTCAATCCCCAGTGTTAGAAGGAAAGGATGAGGAATGGGGAGAAGTCGTATCAGAGATACTTATCTATCCTCCTTTTCAAGAGGGCTTACTTGGCCTGGAGAGCTTTTCTCACGTAATGATTTTGTTTTACATGCATAAATCATCATTTCAAACTAAGAAGCATCTTATTAGGAGGCCCCAGGGTAGAGAAGATATGCCAGTGACCGGCATCTTCGCACAACGGGCTAAACATCGACCTACCCCTATTGGCACCACGGCTGTTGCAATTATGGATATCCACAAAGATCGTTTGATTGTAAAAGGATTAGATGCCATACACGGGACACCTGTACTTGATATGAAACCATATTTCCCAGCTTTTGATCATGTTTCAGATGTACAAGTGCCTGATTGGGTAGGCTACTTAATGAAACATTATTTTTGA
- a CDS encoding PQQ-binding-like beta-propeller repeat protein — protein MKKQSRIQLLVAGTMILSSVIVPQAILAKPVAVKPVQTKTAFTQGTGYQAGTYDYQAAQPSTYNWTRQSRYNVAPNPVEKWSITSGKSIKSSPVVTDNGTVYVASNGGELYAYQNGRVNWKALLKGDLSSSVIGKDGTIYTGSSEHSLFAVYPSGVKKWEKRTVGEVTTSPALGSDGTIYVGTGDGKLQAFNENGSEKWTFSAKSPVTTAPIISKDQVVYLGTSDGKLYAVHAASGKMKWTLKLNAPMKQSPVIGNDGTLYLGTEDGMIYAIASNGKEKWSTSVGKKITSSPAIDSNGTLYVGTDSGMFIALDSKNGKLKWSFNGGHQIDSAPIIDANGVIYMVTGNGMLRALDQKGNRIWEYNMKDNTVSAPAIGADGTIYLVSQNGRVTAVGK, from the coding sequence ATGAAAAAGCAGAGTAGAATACAACTGTTAGTAGCGGGTACCATGATATTGTCTTCAGTGATAGTACCTCAGGCAATTCTGGCGAAGCCTGTAGCAGTGAAGCCAGTTCAAACTAAGACAGCATTTACGCAAGGAACTGGTTACCAAGCTGGGACCTATGATTATCAAGCAGCACAACCTTCTACATATAATTGGACCCGCCAATCACGTTATAATGTTGCTCCTAACCCAGTAGAGAAATGGTCAATTACTTCGGGAAAATCTATTAAATCCTCACCTGTGGTTACAGACAATGGAACAGTCTATGTAGCCTCTAATGGAGGAGAACTTTATGCCTATCAAAACGGGCGTGTTAACTGGAAAGCTCTGCTAAAAGGTGATTTGTCTAGTAGTGTAATCGGAAAGGATGGAACGATTTATACGGGGTCGTCTGAACATTCCTTGTTTGCTGTTTACCCAAGTGGAGTGAAAAAATGGGAGAAACGTACAGTTGGTGAAGTAACTACGTCACCTGCACTTGGTTCAGATGGAACGATCTATGTAGGAACTGGCGATGGTAAATTACAAGCTTTTAACGAGAATGGATCCGAAAAATGGACATTTAGTGCAAAATCACCTGTAACTACAGCTCCCATCATTTCAAAGGATCAAGTGGTCTATCTGGGGACTTCTGACGGTAAATTGTATGCTGTCCATGCTGCATCAGGAAAAATGAAATGGACGTTGAAATTAAATGCTCCTATGAAGCAATCTCCAGTAATCGGAAACGATGGTACTCTGTATTTGGGTACAGAGGATGGAATGATATATGCGATTGCATCCAATGGGAAAGAAAAATGGTCTACTTCTGTTGGAAAGAAAATAACCTCGTCACCTGCGATTGATTCTAACGGAACACTTTATGTTGGAACAGATAGCGGTATGTTTATTGCATTAGATTCTAAAAACGGTAAATTAAAATGGTCCTTTAACGGCGGTCATCAGATCGATTCAGCACCAATCATTGACGCCAATGGGGTTATTTATATGGTAACAGGAAACGGCATGTTGCGTGCACTTGATCAAAAAGGAAACCGAATTTGGGAATACAACATGAAAGACAATACAGTCTCAGCACCTGCTATTGGTGCGGATGGTACTATTTATCTTGTGTCTCAAAATGGACGTGTAACAGCAGTTGGCAAGTAA
- the dprA gene encoding DNA-processing protein DprA produces MRELEDRDWIYTLSRHRGVGRKTLWAIYEEKRSFEPPYNLDWLGRREGDRGFLTGITAKQVYEEKVERKRKGIQFITYWDQEYPDHLREIPDPPILLYYRGNLDLLRKISIGVVGTRNPSAYGRDVCKMLVSSLAKSGMVIVSGVAKGIDTIAHQTALQHQAETIGVLGNGLDQIYPAQNRLLYAQMAQHGLVISEYSDGTAPRTGFFPERNRIISGLCWGTIVVEAAAKSGSLITARCALEQNREVFAVPGSIFAKGSEGTHYLIKEGAKLIGSLEDIIEELPYHLQATFQKKPLDTEAMHLSAGEKAILSSMKENSLHIDEIKLRISKDFQKDFHIFLLLLVGKGLIEEEAGQFYRRREV; encoded by the coding sequence ATGAGGGAGCTAGAGGACCGTGATTGGATATATACATTGAGTAGACATCGTGGCGTAGGTAGAAAAACACTATGGGCTATATATGAAGAAAAGAGAAGCTTTGAGCCCCCATATAACCTAGACTGGCTAGGAAGAAGAGAAGGAGATAGGGGCTTTCTTACTGGTATTACTGCAAAACAGGTATATGAGGAAAAGGTAGAGAGGAAACGAAAGGGAATCCAATTCATCACGTATTGGGATCAAGAGTACCCAGATCATTTACGGGAGATACCTGATCCACCTATTCTTTTATATTATCGTGGAAATTTGGACTTACTACGTAAAATCTCGATCGGTGTTGTGGGCACAAGAAATCCTTCAGCTTATGGTCGAGATGTTTGTAAGATGCTGGTAAGTAGTCTAGCTAAATCCGGCATGGTCATTGTGTCAGGTGTTGCTAAAGGGATTGACACCATTGCTCATCAGACGGCCCTCCAACATCAGGCAGAAACAATTGGTGTTCTTGGAAATGGACTGGATCAGATTTATCCTGCTCAAAATAGGTTATTATATGCTCAAATGGCACAACATGGCCTGGTTATATCTGAATATTCAGATGGAACTGCTCCAAGAACTGGTTTTTTTCCTGAACGCAATCGGATTATTAGTGGACTTTGTTGGGGGACAATAGTTGTGGAGGCAGCAGCGAAAAGCGGATCACTTATTACTGCGCGTTGTGCCTTGGAACAAAATAGAGAGGTATTTGCTGTTCCTGGTTCCATTTTTGCTAAAGGGAGTGAAGGGACTCATTATTTGATAAAAGAAGGAGCGAAACTAATAGGTTCATTAGAAGACATCATAGAAGAATTACCCTATCATTTACAAGCTACATTCCAAAAGAAACCTTTAGATACGGAGGCAATGCATTTGTCAGCAGGTGAGAAAGCCATATTATCTAGTATGAAAGAAAATAGTCTTCATATAGATGAAATAAAGCTCAGAATATCAAAGGATTTTCAGAAAGACTTTCATATTTTTTTACTTTTATTGGTAGGAAAAGGTTTGATCGAAGAGGAAGCTGGACAATTTTATAGAAGAAGAGAAGTATAG